The Branchiostoma floridae strain S238N-H82 chromosome 7, Bfl_VNyyK, whole genome shotgun sequence region ATGTAAGAAAGTGTGCTCAAATAATGATGCTCTGAACACGAACAGGAACAAACAACAGTGCCCCCtacctgtccctggtggtgCTGCGCCTGGTCCTTGTTGTGCCAGAAGACCCGGATGAACCTGTTGTTCAGTACAGCGTCGGTGCACTGGTGGGCCGCTCGCGCCTCTGCATTACTGGAGAAGGTCACCAGGGCGCTCTCAGGGTCACCGTCAAAACACACCTGGAAGCATGGAAATGTTCTTTGTCAATCAATCAAGAGCAAGTCAAAGAATGAGTGAGTGTCAGGGAGTGATAGTGGGTCAGTTAGTCAGTAAAGTGAgtgacagtgagtgagtgagtgagcaagagTTGtgagagtgggtgagtgagtgagtgagagtgagtgaggaCGGAAGCAAGAGTTGTGAGATAGGGTCAGTGAGTAAGCAAATGTGTGAGCAACAGTTGTGAGTTAGAGTGGGTCAGTgagacagtgagtgagtgagtgagtgattgagcaATACAGATTGTCACACTTGTAGCAAGAAGAAAACCTACAATGTCTATAATAATAcgtacagtaactgttaatcTGCAAGATATTGGGTACAATGATGAAAAATGGAGCCATCCTAGTGTCTTGCACACTTCAAGTACATTGTCCAGTTACAATATGATACCTGCTTTCAGAACCTGGCAAACAAAGTAGTCGGCCATCCCCATAACAAATAACCTACCTGTACATTTGAGACCGTTCCGAACCTCTCGAAGTAGCCGGAGAGCTTGGAGACAGTGTTCATGTCCCGTGGGACCTTCTTAATCTCCAAGGTGCAGTTGGTGTGCTTCCATCCAAGTCTGTCCCTCACATGGCCACCTGTAACATCATTGACATTTTTATTAGTAATTAATAACTTTCATTAAAATTCATAATTTTGTACTATGACAatcggtgcaatggccaagtgggtagagtgtttccTTTGCATTCTGTGGGTCGTGTCAGTTCAGTCCTTGGCCTGGTCATTTACTAAATACTTAAAGAATGgtgcatgctgctttctctgcttagcactcagcactaatgagaaagagtatggaagttaaacacacatcactaccagcggattagccccctgctgtacTGTCCTCCAgaaatgtgtggcccaggggctacagaaatggagatgggtacAACCCTTAAGTATCTGTTAGGACCCCTAAGATGCACAGGCAACTTTAGAGTTTAGAATCCTTTAGAGTTAGAATCCTTCGCACATATTTTGGTGCAAAGGGGCAGTGACCATTTCTGTTTCTGAATCAATAGCTACACAAGGCCACTTCAGTAGGCAACTAGGCTTATCACTGGTAGAAGAATATGTTCAACTCCAATACTCTTTCTCCCAAGTGCCGAGTGCAAAGCAGAGAAAGTGTCACCGTAACCTTTGAATGCCaacagtcaccaaaacgtcaGTAAGTGATCATATACTGGTTGCACACAAAGAAGACGTTTTCAACCATTGATTTACCAGCGAGATGAAACTATTCGCGGATGAGCTCACCTTGTTTTACCGGCGGTCCCGCATAAGGCATCCCCGGCCCGCTGCCTGGCCCCATGGCCTGGTGAAACGTTCTCTTACGGTTCTCTCCGCTGTCAATCACCACACGGGTGTGGCCGGACGGGGTGTCTGACACCTGGGGTTCAACTATGTCCGTGAAGAGATGGAAATAGCAAAATTTATTACAGTTTATAAGAAATTCAGTTCACGTATGCATCGATCTAGAGGTTCTATCTAAGAACTCAGAAGTACTGTTTTAGAGGAgggccacacctcaagcatgttaaagaacccactacactACTTCCTTGCGCCAGTTAACAAACCtaagttgtacaaaatgtagttactgAGTGTATAACCTGACAAGTTCACCAGTTTGTTTAAATATGTGAAACAAACTCTTGTCTTTTATCCAGAAGTAATTGAATGGCCATTTCATACATGTGCTTTTTCATTTAAACAGTTTTCTTCAAAACATTAAGGTTTcagggttggctaaattggcattttgactttccattgttttctcattgatgaatgaagaaagaatgAAACGGTAACGACTATTAATAGATCggcatgaaagaattcaaaATCTGACTTTTTGGGCCATATGGATGActtcatcaggttttattgcccctgatattatttttttctatgagaaaatacagcactttaaTTGGCACATTCCACTGCATTAAAACTATgattttcatgtgcataatgatgaaggctacaAACTCACGTTTGCGCCAATCGATATCTGCTAATGATCAttctgtagttattagaaaataatgATCATAGTTTTCatctaattgaaaaaaaaaaatttcctaaAAGCTACAAAGGCCGGCCATAGGTTGTTAATCCCGtctgtctagggcacagtattgcaAGGTAGAGGCTTTTACATGTGCCTCCCAAACCCTGGGTTGTGTGAAGAAATTTGGGAAAAGAACCCTTCCAAAGACACAATGTCTTGCTGGGAATCAAACCAGTTATCTCTCAATCATACGTCAATTAGTGTCTCACCTTTGGGTGTTGTGATGGTAGAGACCATGGGTACAGACACCAGTGCTCGGGTCTGGGTGGGGTTAACGTTCCTGTTGTTCCCACCTGACCAGTAAGGGGGCCTCTGTGCAACCGGACCGGCATCAAGTCCTGGCAACTCTGGGTTGTAACCGTCCGGATCAAACGGCTCTCCTGTAAAAATAAGGGATATCAATAAGATTAGAAGGTAAGCCTAGACACTTGCAACACAATATGAAGAATTTTGGTACTAAAGTTCTAATACACTAGAACGGTGTACAGGTACAATGTTGAGGAGGTCTTTTTAAAGGGGAACTAAACTCCAGAACAGGCTGTTATTTTCCATAATAAAATAAGTGATTCAGAAGTACAAAAAATTCATACTACTTCACAGTATACCCAAGCATTAGTCCTGCAAGCATAGTAGTGACAATGTCATGGTAGTTACCGTTTCTCAATAAACCATAATTACTatgcatcaaaaagcattcagtattcTACTAAGGTCCCTGCATGAGTACACTCTAATGGAATTTAAGAAGCAATTTCATCCTATAATAATTTTTTGGGCCGTAAGAAATACTCGTTTTGTTATGTCTTATAACATACATATGGTATCAACAATTGGCCTTCTTGGTGAGCTTATCATCTCACCAAAAATATTTACACTGAAGGAACTCTCTATAAACTATGTATAGTACGGTATAGGAGTATAAGGGTAGGGTATTCTGCAAAAAAGCTATAATTGTTCTTCGTGGCCTTGTATCTACAAACTTGTGAAATGCTATGGTGAGTAGCAAAATTGTGCAGAATATGTTGTACACAAAGAATAACATTGTATCCTCCTACAACAGTTACACTTACAGTCTGTAGTGCCACCTTGCTCTATTTGAGGTCCTTCTCCCATTTTTTGTGCAATAACcaaaaataaagtatgcacctgTACTTTAGAAATATAATTCTATAAAGTATGCCACTTTGGTAACAACTTGCAGCACTtctgaattttgaaaagttcaaAAAGTGCATACTTCATTCCAGAAAATAAAGTTCTCTGTACTATAAGGAGTTCTACTTGCTTTTTGGTGGCAGGGGTGGAGGTGGCATTCTGatgtctatgtacatgtaagtaaaaaTAGAATGATatgttcaatgtacatgtacagtaggtcTTCTTACATGACACTCCACAGAATTTATGCTGTTCCATCAGGAATTTTTGCTGGGTGCTTTTGTTTGTCtgcttgtttattttttatttaaccagggttaCATATCGCCAATGTAGGCGTTTTCAGCATAATAACATGAATATATACAGTTTTTGGACATACATTTTGTGAAGATTTCTAAAATACACACATTTACTTGCACTACAAATATGTGTGCATATTAATTTGTGCAGGGTTGCTCAACAATGTGCTCTTCTATAAGGAGTTCTACTTGCTTTTTGGAGGTGGGGCTGGAGGTGGCATTCTGATGTCTGAATAAACAAAGTAGAATAATATGTACTTAAATAATATGTTTTAAATCTAAATAATACACTACATCTTATGCAATCTCTTTTTGGAAGACACAATTCACATGTAGTTATGGTGGATCGCATATGTAATTACGAATAGTGGCGTAAGCTGGTGGCCTCGTGTATGACAGAGCTTCAGGAATATTAGCCTCAAGCCAgcgttctcaccaggattttttcacagcgtaaAAGCACCTTAGTACACCAAAACTAACACATTAAGCAATGCCTCTCCCTGAAAATTTTTAGATTTATAAGAATATAACTctcagaaacactatttccaATGTTTTCTGGACAGTGAAATAgatccaatgttttttttttcaattttgtgacaaaacaaccaaaaagTCCTATTTATGTcaaaacacagcataggggcctaAATCACAGCCTAggggtccaaatcacagcatagggaatGGAAATCACGGCGTAGGGAACCCCGATGCCAAAAAGGCCTGGTGGGAACAGTGTGAAAGCGTGACAACTCTGCACGTAAAACAATCCAACACACTAATCTAGAAAGGCATAGATGACCCAGTGTGATTAGCTATGAACGTGAGTCATGGCAAATTCACATTACACTACTAGCTACCGAAAAAGCATTTCGTGTTAAGCATTATATACTGCAAAATCGACAAAGATGAGGTAAGAGATGCGAAGTGTGGTTCACTGTTATCAGCTATGGAATTTCTACTTGCGTTTTGTTGGCATGATTGGCATTCTGATCATGTCTGGGAGAATGTGGAgaaacataatgtacattgttcaAGAGTGTAGTCTGAATTTACCAGACATGCACAAATAACATTCAGCATTCACAAATGCATTTTTGCATTCTGTCAGACTTTTCAATTGCCAACAGAAATACTTCCTACAATCTCAATAggtctgtttcttttttcatcATATGGTATTTTGAAACAAGGAAAGATAGGGacaaaagtagtatagtagtTGTACGCTGAGTAATATTATTCAGGCGGTGCAAGGTGgtgcaggtcaggggtcacatataatttattcaggtatagcaggtcagaggtcaaatatgatttattcaggcggcgcaggtcagaggtcatgttaTGACGGCAAAATCTAGATCTGAGCAGGGGTGAAACCAAGGTAATTATGacaaccccaccccaccccaaatgaacctccccaATCGTGAAAGACATGCCTTTATTTGGCCTGGTTCCAAGTTTCCCGTATGAAATAAAGATGACAATGACCGTTTGCTTTTTccgttcttttattctgtactttcaaaagtaTATATTAGTCAGCGCACACCTAATACTACTGACAAATTAATTTCCTACTctttaaaagtaaataaaactgTTGCAAAGACCTGGTGCAGCAAATTTTATCAGGCAAGTACAAAAGAGTTGTGGAAGCTACATAATTGCATAAACCGATTGTGAAACTCCAAGCACGAACTAAAAGAGCCAACATTTATGCAATCAGCTtcttagaaaaatgttttcCATAAAAAAGATGTTTCCCCGAAAAGTAAatttttgtaatgttgtattCATCTGTACCTGGGGAAATTGCTTTGTAACCTGACTTAGATAAATACCTAACTCAAAGATGTATAAAGACCCTTACCTTGTGCATATCTTGGAGGAGGGGGAGGTCCACCCCGGGGTACAGGGGGGCGCTGTGCTGCTGTccctgggggagggggtgttcTTCTAGTTGGAGGGGGGCCAGGAGGAGGCCTTGGGGGAGCCAGTCCACCTTAAACacaaaaacagtacaaaacttGTATGATAGCAAACAAAATAGTATATCACGCTACTGGAAGGGGTCGCACTCCTTTTGAAGGGACAATGCTGTGATCCATTGTTCATTGTAATTGTCAAAAAGAAATGGGGGCTTTTCCCTGGTACAAACAAAGtacctgtaaatattgtacatagcaCAATTATCATCAGTCTTCTCTGTTATGATCAGTTTAATAAGCATAATGTTCATTGAGATAAAGATTATCACTTTCGACTTGATTTCCTTTTTCATAATTATATTTCTACAACCAAGTAATGATGCTGAACTCACCTGGTCCAGGGGGTGGAGGTCTGGGTCCCCCCTCTCCAGTAGCTGGAGGGGGTTGTGACATGGGGGGTCTGGGTGGCCGTGGCCCCCTCGGACCCATTGGAGGTCTTGGGCCCATATTGGGGGGTCCTGTTGGAAAGGTCAAGTCATGTCAGAGCATATACCTAACAACAGAATTCTGCCTCACTGAAACAAGACCAAAAAAGCATTCTACTTTCCATGATTccatgttttatattttctaagCATGTGCGGCTTCAAACTAAAAAAATCTCCAAAGTACAGTACAAAATGCATTATTATGTCCTCATTTGAACAATATTGACCAttatggtaaaatcctaattgatatcacaTTATCAGGCCTACAgtgtcgactgtggctaaacagtcctatatgagaatgacagtctctgccacatagggcacatctgtaaactgcagactcaggtctgttgcagggttaccatacaaaatgtatggtaaaaacaaacaaaaaaagaacagtAAAAACGAAGACAATCTTTACAGCTATGACAACTGACAAATAAGGTTGTTGCCTGTACCTTGCTGTGGTGGTGGTGGCCCTCCTCCACTAAACGGGGGAGCCTGAGACATAGGGGGCCTTGGAGGCCCTATAGGTGGcatcccctgctgctgaccGTTACTGGCTGGCGGGAAGGCCAGCATACCAGGCAGACTGCTGTCTTCTACCACCACAGGGTCTGGGCCATGGTCGAACGGACACAACTCTCCTCGCATGCAGAACCCTTTTTCTgtgacaacaaaaaaaaaacccagacaATTCTCAAACTAAACTACTCAAAGGCAGTTTGCAAAAAGGGGAAACTGCAAAAATCTCTCTTAGATTTATATTTCAGGTTTTAATTAGGAGAGAAGCTGACACAACTGTTGACTGTATGTCAGGGgctttaacctttgacctaaacAGATGTGCACTTTGAATTATGAATAATCTTTTTTATGTAGCTTATTGTGCAAAGTTTAAACATGATTAATTCTTTCATTTAGATGTAATGGCTGGCTTCACATATGGAATCATATGCATATTCCCtaaaattaaatttttttttttcggatcccacattctaaatatttcccctggttgtgtaaaactttggaaTGTGGAATATTCATGATGTGGAGTAGGGTACTTCAATTAAGAAATGGTAATAGCATTCTGCTACTGGTATTATTtattaccattttctaccatttatctaccatgttttgtaaatttcataaATGGgacagtgggctgggaagaaagcaattcacataTCCTTGCAAAGTTATTATAAGTTAAGTATCGTTGGGTGACATGCATGTACGGAACATCACAAAGGACCAACCAGATGtacagcagtgaaatctaataACCCAGTAGACATAACAAAGTCCTTTACCATCATAGTCCCTGCACCTCTGTGGTCGGGGAGGGCCCCCTCTCCCTCGACCTCCACGGAAACCCCCGCGACCTCTGTCGTTCCCGCGGAAGTTCCCGCGCCCCCCCTGGGACATCCAGGGCTGGTCGTTGGACACCACGGTTATGGTACTGCTGAGGGAGGGGGTAGTGTACGTGGGGGGTGGGGCCTTCGCTCCGTCGGGTGAGTCACTGGCGGGCGGCTCCCCGGGGGCAGAGCTGGGGTTGTCCTTGTGTGGTCTTCTGTCAGGAGAGGTGTAGTTTCTTCTCTCTgaaacaacacaaattttatCATTACTAAACACAACTCAAACAGAgactgtaaaatgcagaaacttttgcggcgGGTTAATGTTCACGTTTTTTGCattggccgcttcaccgcaaacttaaaaccaccacgaacgtttttccatggcattaagagactacagtgtatggtgctactgcgaactcaaaaccaccgcaaaaaatcctttttcccaccaccccacgaacttaaatgcatttaaagtactGATTGCAAGGCTAACGAGAAATAGTAGGTGTTATATCTTCGTGAAATATAgttttcatgaattttttttcttttccattttggGGGATTTCTCGATTTCTGTCTGTTGTGCATTTTCCTGCCCGTGTAGCTTTTGACCGGGGCCAAGCCATACTTCCCATCTAAGGGAACAACTTTGGACCCTGGCCAAACCAACTTTCTTATTTTTCAAACCTTCAGTTATAGAATTTTCCTGCCTACAATATTCAAATcactgcagacacacacacccaagataaacaagaaaactgaaaaacaataccttcatttttaTGGTGGTAATATAGTTATGTTCCACTCATAACATAGTTAAGACTGTACCCTACACTGAGTGGTCCAAATACTTACCCCTGCCGTAGTCACGTCTGTAGTCCCGCTCTCTGCCTCGCGGTCTGTAGTCGTCCCTTCGTCTTGGTCGGTCATCATCTCCATAACGTTTTCTGTCCCTGCGAAGATAAAGATATATCTCTACAAAACTATATTTGCTACATTGTACAGCGATAGactaaaatatcatatcatcaaAAGAAACATAGTTACCAAGGTTAACACCATGCTATTGAAATAGGCACTTAAAGAATCCTCCTCTTTTGGTTAACAAAGTCCTTTGTACAAAACCACAGAGTTAATACCTCAAAAGC contains the following coding sequences:
- the LOC118419825 gene encoding RNA-binding protein 26-like isoform X8, which codes for MPIENVEAFKTWLANTLSPICDADPQALAKYVVALVKKDKPQEELKALCKDQLEVFLQKETNTFVESLFVALNTKTYLPVHVPEPAPVPVTVPVPTPEPEEKKPEPIITHRKSEDVPDDDERDFRRVRKRSRSRSPHDRSRGRSGSAERDRKRYGDDDRPRRRDDYRPRGRERDYRRDYGRERRNYTSPDRRPHKDNPSSAPGEPPASDSPDGAKAPPPTYTTPSLSSTITVVSNDQPWMSQGGRGNFRGNDRGRGGFRGGRGRGGPPRPQRCRDYDEKGFCMRGELCPFDHGPDPVVVEDSSLPGMLAFPPASNGQQQGMPPIGPPRPPMSQAPPFSGGGPPPPQQGPPNMGPRPPMGPRGPRPPRPPMSQPPPATGEGGPRPPPPGPGGLAPPRPPPGPPPTRRTPPPPGTAAQRPPVPRGGPPPPPRYAQDMIRMPIMPTKHIRMPPPAPPPKNIRMPPPPLPPKREPFDPDGYNPELPGLDAGPVAQRPPYWSGGNNRNVNPTQTRALVSVPMVSTITTPKVEPQVSDTPSGHTRVVIDSGENRKRTFHQAMGPGSGPGMPYAGPPVKQGGHVRDRLGWKHTNCTLEIKKVPRDMNTVSKLSGYFERFGTVSNVQVCFDGDPESALVTFSSNAEARAAHQCTDAVLNNRFIRVFWHNKDQAQHHQGQVHASSSGLSKTVYNPEAMKKVNTPQAAKQPSASQIAAQKVAEAQEALRKKQEEKKKEALKLKMNLQTKKQELLQKQIQQQKMLIERLEKNKGMAATERDAIMKTLKTVQESITKLKTDNPPKAATTAKPKTRQEDSRPLHMLQAQRELLDAEMDLLNAKTAGEDTTALKKRLAELQQEAQSLGLLNAGRGRGRGRGRGRGGVVRGRGRGRPYLRTRAGAVLDRRPKQLAITGYQIGDKDEILTHLSQFGEVEKVEYDETGLTLLLEFKTRLEAEIAATKGSIFKGTTLTITWNLPTRTVTLDHDDEGEVDLNDDEEDALLAPLPDDDEDDEDESESRSWRR
- the LOC118419825 gene encoding RNA-binding protein 26-like isoform X2, which produces MPIENVEAFKTWLANTLSPICDADPQALAKYVVALVKKDKPQEELKALCKDQLEVFLQKETNTFVESLFVALNTKTYLPVHVPEPAPVPVTVPVPTPEPEEKKPEPIITHRKSEDVPDDDERDFRRVRKRSRSRSPHDRSRGRSGSAERDRKRYGDDDRPRRRDDYRPRGRERDYRRDYGRERRNYTSPDRRPHKDNPSSAPGEPPASDSPDGAKAPPPTYTTPSLSSTITVVSNDQPWMSQGGRGNFRGNDRGRGGFRGGRGRGGPPRPQRCRDYDEKGFCMRGELCPFDHGPDPVVVEDSSLPGMLAFPPASNGQQQGMPPIGPPRPPMSQAPPFSGGGPPPPQQGPPNMGPRPPMGPRGPRPPRPPMSQPPPATGEGGPRPPPPGPGGLAPPRPPPGPPPTRRTPPPPGTAAQRPPVPRGGPPPPPRYAQDMIRMPIMPTKHIRMPPPAPPPKNIRMPPPPLPPKREPFDPDGYNPELPGLDAGPVAQRPPYWSGGNNRNVNPTQTRALVSVPMVSTITTPKVEPQVSDTPSGHTRVVIDSGENRKRTFHQAMGPGSGPGMPYAGPPVKQGGHVRDRLGWKHTNCTLEIKKVPRDMNTVSKLSGYFERFGTVSNVQVCFDGDPESALVTFSSNAEARAAHQCTDAVLNNRFIRVFWHNKDQAQHHQGQSTPGEAPHHNPGPHRLSVRDRLYINPEHAKATGNSGPMSEKVHASSSGLSKTVYNPEAMKKVNTPQAAKQPSASQIAAQKVAEAQEALRKKQEEKKKEALKLKMNLQTKKQELLQKQIQQQKMLIERLEKNKGMAATERDAIMKTLKTVQESITKLKTDNPPKAATTAKPKTRQEAQRELLDAEMDLLNAKTAGEDTTALKKRLAELQQEAQSLGLLNAGRGRGRGRGRGRGGVVRGRGRGRPYLRTRAGAVLDRRPKQLAITGYQIGDKDEILTHLSQFGEVEKVEYDETGLTLLLEFKTRLEAEIAATKGSIFKGTTLTITWNLPTRTVTLDHDDEGEVDLNDDEEDALLAPLPDDDEDDEDESESRSWRR